The Calditrichota bacterium genome includes the window GAATATAGAGTGCTGGCGCTGGCGCATCCAAGGCAAATAGCACAATTAGGACGTTCAAATCGAAGATGGTTTGACGTGCACCAAGAGTGGTTGAAATCTTGAAAACGGGAGTAGGCTAACCCCGTGTTAAGCTGACCCATCTATTGGTAAGAGGATAAACGTAGCAGTTTTGAGAGATTCACTTGGGGCAAAGCGAGACTGTGATAATATACCGACGAGCGGCTTTCGCTTTCGATTGGAAATGGAAAAAATTCCTGCAAAAAGGGATCACTTTTGGAAAAATTTATGTTAAATTAAAAATATGGGTCTGCTGGAATTTTTATGGGAATTATTTTAGCGGAGCTTACTAAAAGAAATCTTTAAAAAAATGGCAAGACCCAGTCCGTATTTTTTATTGTACGGCAAAAAGCATCAGTGGAAACAGTGAAAGGAAAGAGCCTGTTTTTTTATTCTTATATGGACACGGTGTAACGTCTCATTTAACAAGTATTGGGTAGAATCAGTCCATTTCTGACCCTCCCTCCGGCCCCCTCCCTGAGATCAGGGAGGGGGAGTCAGGGGGTGGGTTCAAAAGGCCGGGTTCATTCCAAAAAATTGTCTTTTCAAAAAAAACAGTAGAACTAAACATATTAAAACCTAATTTCTACGAAAGACGCCTTCAATGATTCGGGAAACGGATTTTTTGGTAGTGGGAAGCGGAATTGCAGGGCTCAGTTTTGCGTTGAAGTCCGCCGAGCATGGTACGGTAGCCATCATAACGAAAAAAGAAAAAGCAGAATCGAACACAAATTATGCGCAGGGGGGAATTGCTTCGGTTGTGAGTCCGGATGACTCCTTTGATTTGCACATTCAGGATACGCTGGCGGCAGGAGCCGGGCTGTGCCACCGGGATGCCGTGGAATTGATTGTAAAAAAGGGTCCGAAACGCTTGAAGGAATTGATGGAATGGGGGGTAAAGTTTTCACAAAAAGCGAATGGAACCCTCGATCTCGGGCGGGAAGGCGGGCACTCCAAAAACCGGATTGTTCATGCGGCCGATCTGACCGGAAGAGAAGTGGAGCGGGCGTTGCTCAATGCGGTCATGAACCATCCCAGAATTCATATTTACGAAGACCATGTGGCCCTTGAAATTCTTACCGAGCATCACTTGGGTCTCCGTGCGGAGCGCGCGGCTAAAATTCCCCACACCTGGGGGGCGTACGTTTTAAATGTGGATAAAAATCGCGTAGATGTATTTCTGGCTAAAATCGTGCTGCTTGCAACGGGCGGAACCGGCCATGTTTACCTTCATACCACAAATCCCTCCATTGCCACCGGCGACGGAATCGGTATGGCCTACCGGGCCGGAGCCTGGATTGCCAATCTGGAATTTATGCAGTTTCATCCCACAGCCCTGCATTATCCGGGAGCCAACTATTTTCTCATCTCCGAGGCCGTGCGCGGGTTTGGCGGTATTTTACGGAATAGCCGGGGTGAGGCCTTTATGGAGCGTTACCACCCGTTAAAAGATCTGGCGCCCCGGGATATTGTGGCCCGGGCAATCGATGCGGAGCTGAAGAAAAGCGGCGATCCTCACGTCTTTTTGGATGTAACCCATCTGAATTCTGAAAAGGTAAAAGAGCACTTTCCGAATATTTACGCGTACTGTGCATCGCTTGGATTGGATATTACAAAGGAGCGTATTCCCGTTGTACCGGCTGCACACTACATGTGTGGCGGCGTGGTCACGGACCTGAAGGCTCGTACGTCCATCTCGGGACTCTACGCCGCGGGGGAGGTGGCTTGCACCGGGGTACACGGGGCCAATCGTCTGGCATCCAATTCCCTGTTGGAGGGGTTGGTTTTTTCACACGAGGCCTATTTGGATGCCGCCAAACACCTGGATGTTGTGGAGATTCCACCGGGTCTTCCGGAATGGGCCGAAGAAGGGACGGTGAATTCGGATGAGTGGGTTTTGATTTCGCACGACCGGGTGGAAATTCAAACCGTTATGTGGGATTATGTGGGTATCGTTCGTTCCAATTTGCGGTTGGAACGGGCTGCCCGGCGGATGGGACTGCTTGCCAGTGAAATTGAGGATTTTTACAAGCGGACCAAGGTGTCTGAAAAGCTGGTTGAACTGCGCAATCTGGTAACTGTGGCCCGTTTGATTATCGGATCGGCACTGTACCGGCGCGAAAGCCGCGGACTCCACTACACAACCGATTATCCTGAGCAGGATGATGAGTTCTGGAAACACGATACATTTGCCCATCGGGATTTTGGCTTTGTTCACAGCCTGCCGCATCCCATCGTGTGGGATGAAGATTTTTAGGCGTTTGAAGTGTGTAATGAACTGGTAAAAGGGGTTTTAAAAAAACTACAGTGAATCATTCAGAGAACAGGAACTCTATTTTATGTTAGTCGGATTAACCATTGAAAAATATCGGGGAATTGAACCGTCGATTTTGTTGAATTTTGTTCGGGTTGTGGGAGTGCGTTTTGCCGAAACAACGGAGTCCATTTTTGAAGATCTGGAATCGGTGCTGCGCGTGAAAAGGCAAACAAAACTGGGGTTGCATCTGCCCATCGTTGAACAAGATGGCTATGATTTTTCATGCGTGGCAGCGAAAGACCGCATTAACCGGTTGATTGAAAATGTAAATGCCCACTGGCAGGAACTCGATTTACAGTATTGCCTGAGCCATCCGCCGGAAAATCATGTTCAAAAAGTGGAAGGACCCGTTTCCAGAGACTTTCTTTTTGAAAATTTAAAACGCCTGGAACCACCCGTCATTATCGAAAATATTCCCGAGGTTAAAGGATTCGAGTTTCGTCCCTTTTATGAGGAAGCCAAACAAGCAATGGGAGAAAAGCTCTGGGGGATGTGCTTTGACGGACCCCACGCCTTTTTGAGCCGGCCGGACTGGCTGGAGCTGTACGAGGAATTCAAACAGGATATTCGCGTAATTCACCTTTCGGATTGCTCCAAAACGGAGGATCTTCACATGCCATTCGGGCAGGGGGGCGTTTTGCCGGTTGAGGAGCTCTTGGTGCGTCTTCAGAAGGACCGGTACGCCGGCATTATCAATCTGGAATTACTGCCCAAATCCCTGCGAGACATTCAACCGGTCATCGACAGTTATTTAATGATTCTAAAGAAATTCAATACCCCCAAATATATCCGGGATAAACTGAGAATGGTATTTATTCTCCCATTCTTAAAAAAGTTCATCTAAAAAACATTACGGCCCAAACACCAATCGACAAATAAAGAGGGCTGCCAGAATACCCACTGCATCAGCGGTCAACCCGGCCAGAACAGCGTGCCGGGTTTTCTTGATTCCCACGGCCCCAAAGTACACGGCGATCACATAAAATGTGGTTTCCGTGGAGCCGTAGATGGTAGAGGCCAGGCGGCCAATGAAGGAATCGGGCCCGTGGGTTTTTAGCAGTTCCGTGACAAGTCCCAGTGTGCCGCTGCCGGAGAGAGGGCGCATGAGGGCCGCTGGCAGAACCTCTGCCGGAAACCCGATTAGGTTTGTAACGGGAGACATGAGTTTTACGAATAAATCCATTGCTCCCGACGCCCGAAACATTCCGATGGATACCAGTATGGCCACGAGATAAGGGATAATCATAATGGCCACGTCAAACCCTTCTTTGGCACCGTCCACAAAGACTTCGTAAACATTTACTTTCTTGATGAAGGCAATGACCGGAATAAAAAATAGCAGAACCGGAATAGCCCAATTCGAAAGAAGGGTAATAAATTCCCGAAATAGTGCTCCCATGGTTGTCTCCTTACGATTCGTTATTCGGTGATTCGGGTTCAGAGGCATGTGAGTCGGTTGTTTCGGCGAGCTCCGGCTCGGCCTTCATCCGGAAGAAGGGCAGCTTTTCATAAACCTTCGAGGCAATAATAGCCGTAATCGTAGCCATGGTTGAAGCGAAAATGGTTGTGCCGATAATTTCCCACGGATTTTTCGATCCCATTTGAATTCGTACGGCGATCATGGTAGCAGGAATCAGCGTAATGCTGGCGGTATTGACTCCCAGAAAAAGAACCATGGCATTTGTGGCTGTGTCCTTTTTGGGATTGATTTTTTGGAGTTCCTCCATCGCTTTCAGCCCCAGCGGAGTGGCTGCATTGCTCAGGCCCAGCCAATTGGCGCTGATGTTGAGGATCATGGCGCCCATGGCCGGATGTTCCGGAGGAACGTCCGGGAAGAGCCGTGTCATAATAGGTTTGAGTAATCGGGCCAGCATCCGTACCAGACCGCCTTCCTGGGCAATTTTCATGATGCCCAGCCAAAAGGCCATAATTCCAATCAGGGCGAATGAAATATCCACGGACACTTTGGCCATGTTGAATGCGGCTTGTGTGACCTCCTGGATGCGGCCGTTAATACCGCCGATGATAATAGACACGGCGACCAGAAATAACCAGATATAATTAAGCATGAAAAACCTCCACAGATTACGGGTCAAAACGTACCAACTTAAACTAAAAAACTACAATTTTTTGGATAGAAATCAAGTGTTTTTTTGAACAAGCACTATTCCGTTTTTTCCTTGCATTTCAACCAAAAAAAGAATATTTTTATGCCAATGATGAGAAGGAGGATTTTGTGAAACTTGCAGATGATTTCAAACGAAAATCTCGAAATTTGGTGATTGGACTGGCGGGTTTATTTGCAATCGCTTTTGCAGCGGATAAACTCCTGGGTTGGTCCGCACTTTGCGGATCAGTTTGCCACTGGGGAGTTGGTCTGATTTTGATGGTGATTGGGTTTGGGGTCGCCTCCGTTTCCGGTCGGCAATTGACGCTGTACGGACGTGCTTCCCAAGACCTGCCGCGGGGCACGACGGACCGAATGGTGACGCAGGGAATTTTCGCTTACGTCCGGCACCCCATGTTCAGCAGTTTTATGTGTATTCTTTTTGGCGTGGGATTCCTCTTGAATTCCAGAGGTTTTACCTTTATTTCGGCTCCGTTGGGGAGCCTTTATCTTATCTGGTTTGCTTATTTTAAAGAAGAGAAAGAGGCCGTTGAAAAATTCGGGGAGGCTTACAAGGAGTATAAAAAACGCGTCCCGCCCTTCTTCCCGTACAAAAAGCCCTTTCATCAGAAATAGGGTTTTATAACCTTGGCCTCTTTGTAATTTAGTGTCAGGGACAGGCCCAAGTTATTGCGAATGTATCTTATTCAACTAGTCGGAGGTTCAAAGCGATTCACATGCCACGTAAAAAAACGGTTAAACCACACCTTCAATCGAAGGTTGAAGCACTTTTTTTGGAACGATCGGGTCGTCGGTTGATGTATTCACCGGTTGAAAAGATTCCCGTTGTTGAAGTAAGCAATTTCCCGACTCTTGGAAAGTTAACCGCCCTTCGATTTCTGGAATGGGTCCAGAACAACCCTGGCGGTGTGGTTTCTTTGCCTACGGGGAAAACGCCGGAACATTTTATCAAATGGGTCACACACTATCTGACCAATTGGCAGCTGCCGGACGTTCAGAAAGATTTGGCGGAAAATGGGGTCGATCCGGCGGTTTATCCGGATATGAAGAGCCTTTATTTTGTCCAGATCGACGAATTCTATCCCATTAATCCGCATCAGCACAACAGTTTTTTCTATTATGTGAATAAATTTTACATTAAGGGATTTGGTCTTGATCCGGAAAAAGCGCTTTTAATCGATACCTCAAAAATCGGAATTCCGGAAGGAAAAGAGATTGAGGACATTTTCCCGGACAACGTGGTGGACATCAGCTTACGTACGCGCCAGGCGATGAACACGCAGGAAAGACTGCAAAAACGGGTAATCGATGCGGTCGATCAGTTCTGCACAAATTACGAAGATTCCATCCGCTCTCTTGGCGGAATTGGATTTTTCCTCGGTGGGATTGGCCCGGACGGGCACATTGCCTTTAATGTCAGGGGATCGGATCATTACTCGACCACCCGGTTAACCACGACCAATTACGAAACCCAGGCCGCGGCTGCGACCGATTTGGGCGGGATTGAGGTGGCCCGAAACCGTCTGGTGATCACCATCGGACTTTCCACCATTACGTACAATAAGGATGCTGTGGCCATTATCATTGCAGCAGGTGAGGCAAAAGCCCGCGTGATTGCCGATGCCATTCAGCATGAGAAAAACAATCTCTATCCGGCCACGGTGCTTCAGGAACTTCCGAATGCCCGTTTCTTTGTGACCCAGGGGGCGGCAAAGCTTTTGCAGGAGCGCCGATTTGAGGATGTCCTCAAAGCGGAAACCCTGCCCGAGGAGAAGATTGAACAGATCATTATTGACCTTGCCCTGTACAAAAAGAAGCGCCTGCGCGATTTGGTGCGAAGCGATTTCACGAGTATTCGGTCCTCGGCGGAGGTTTTGAAGAAAACCGGGCAGGATCCCAAAACACTGGCAAAGAGGGTGGAAGAAAACCTGATCAAAAAAATTGAGGCCGGGTTGGAAACCCCCGAGGGCAAAACCTTCATGCATACGGCGCCCCACCACGACGATATCATGCTCGGATATCTGTCGTACATTGTGCATCTGGTTCGCACGCCAAAGAATAAGCACTTTTTTAATTATATGACCAGCGGGTTCACGGCAGTTACAAACGCCTACGTTTTGGAACTGATGGAAAAGCTGTTGAAGCATATTGAATCCCCTCATTTTCGGGAATTAAAGGAACAGGGGTATTTCGATCCGAATAACGAAAACGCTAAAAATGAGGATATCTATCTTTATCTGGATGGATTGGCTGCCCACAGCCGAACCCGAAAAGAGGAGGCCGAAACCCGCCGTCTTCTTCGGAATATGGTGTACCTATTTGAAGAAGACAGCCTTCCCAATTTAAAAGAACGGACGCGGGAACTGATTAATTACTTCCGGACGCAATATCCCGGCAAGAAGGACGTGCCCCACGTGCAGCAGCTGAAGGGAATGATCCGCGAATGGGAGGCAGATGTCCTCTGGGGATATTTTGGGTTTAACTCGTCGTCCGTAAAACACCTGCGTCTCGGCTTTTACAAGGGGGATATTTTTACGGAGGATCCCAAAATTCAAAGGGATGTTTTGCCCATTCTAAAAATTATGCAGGATATTCATCCGAATGTGGTCACAGTTGCGCTTGACCCGGAGGGAAGCGGCCCGGATACCCATTACAAGGTGATGCAGGCAATTTCAGAAGCTCTGAAAATTTACGAAGAAAAAACCGGCGAAAAGGATATCCGAATTTGGGGGTACCGAAATGTGTGGTACCGATTTCATCCCTCGGAGGCCAATATTTACGTGCCTGTTTCGTTGAATTCCATGGCCATTCTCGAAAAGTCGTTCATGACCTGTTTTGGTTCCCAGCGGTCGGCCTCTTTTCCCAGCTACGAATATGACGGACCGTTTTACCGACTGGCCCAGAATATTATGGTCGAGCAGTATGAGAATGTCAAAACTCTTCTTGGAGATGAGTTCTTTTATGAAAATCCGCATCCCCGGCTTCGCGCCACCCGAGGGCTTACATTTCTGAAGCAGTTGACCCTTCCGGAATTCTATCAGCATTCGTTAGAGCTGCGGAAAACGACGGAAGCCATGGAGTAGGTAAGATTAAATTAAGGGAGGCCGCTGCCTCCCTTTCCTGTTAATCTGTTAAAAGTAAAATTTTTGCTTACGTCCGGCCAATTGCCAATAGCCGATTATCTTAAATTCAGTCCTAACGGATTAGGGGTCATCAGAATAAGGCATATAAACAACTTTTACACCGGTTTATTGAGAACAACCCAAGATAAAGGCCGTGGAAGTCCCCTCTAAAAAGAGGGGATTTAGGGGTGTGTTTTTCTAATCTCCGTGTGTTCGCAAGATAATTTTGAAAGAAACAAAATAACACACTCTGCTCATGCCAGTAGGTCATTGGCGTTAACTTAAGCCGAATTGTCACGAGCTTCAGAGGCTGTGTAAAAATGAAGACAATTTGCGTTATGACGTCATGGCTGACGACCGATGCGAGCGAAATTGGAAATATGTCCACTGGCGTGTAATCTCACGGAAGGATTTGAAAAAGAGCGCATCCTCGCCTGCTAATTGGCACTTGGTGTCAGTCAAGAATGTTATTAACCTATCGTCCCTATGGGACTTTTGAACAGTTCTTTTTTATTGGTTACAAACATGTCGTCCCTACGGGACTGTGTTTATTGCTGTTAGTTTAGGATTAGCCAATCCGTATATGGGAGCGCCGTTAGGTGCGAGATGTTTGTAGTGAATAGGGTGCCCCGTTAATTTAAGTGCCGTAGGTACGAAAGATTAACAGATTGAAAATAGTGGGGTTGTTCAAAATTTAATACGTGTTAGATTGACGAAAATTACCGGCCCGTGGATTTCAGGCAATAATATGATTTGCGGTATTTTTACACAGCCTTTTTAGCTCGTGGATAACCTTAAAATGAGGATCGCCCGTGAAACATATTTCAGTAGAAAAATCGGATTCAGTTGCGCGCGTGACGATCAAACGTCCGGAGAAACACAACGCCTTCAGCTGGGACACCATGAATGAACTTATTGAAATCTTTCATCGATTAAAAGACGATGCCTCTGTGCGCGGCGTTATTCTAACCGGCGCCGGAGAAAAGGCATTTTGCACGGGTGCCGATCTTGGAGATTTGCTCCGCTTTGATACGCCGGAGAAGGCACGCCGGTACGCGTTAAAGGTGGATGAAATGATGGACACGGTCATGAATTTCCCCAAACCGACGATCGCGGCCGTCAACGGATTTGCTCTCGGCGGCGGGATGGGACTGGCAGCCGGATGCGATATTCGGATCATGAGCCGCCAGGCAAAGGCGGGGTTCCCGGCGGTTCGAATTGGAGCTGTTCTGCCGGTGGGGTGTTCCTTTCGTGTCATGGCATTAATTGGTCTGGCGAAAAGCAAGGAGCTTATGCTGACGGCAAGAATGGTGGCGGCGGAAGAAGCCCTCGCCATCGGCTTGGTTCATATGGTGGTGCCTCCAGACACTCTGCTGGAAAAATCCCGCGAGGTTTTGGACGAAATCCTCCAGGGCGGGGACGATGCCCTCTACGCGACGAAACTTATTCTCAATCAAAAACTGCGGGCAGACATTCAGCAGTACGCTGCCCTCAGTCCCGACAATTTTGCGTATCTTTCAACTACCCGTGACTGGAAGCAACGCATCAGTGACTTTGTGAACAAGAAAAAATAATTTAAGGAAGACAGGATAGACAGGATTTCTGGCGAGGCAATCCTATTTAATCCTGTTTATCCTGTCCAAAAAAATCGAACCAAGATCCCAAATGAACCCTTTCCAAACTATTTTTCATCTCCTCTGGATGAAAAATCTTCCCTGTTCTGCCGTCCGGGTAAATTGGCAGCCGGAGCCCGTCCAAAAACCTGCGGCCCTTCTGCGTGCGGAAAAGGCCTTCTGGCACGAGCTTCTTGAAAAGCATCCCGCCGCCCATCTGTTTAACGGGCCGTTGGCGGAGCTGGAATCGTTTCGGATCGAAGAAAGCCGCCTTTTTCTGAACCTTCGCCCTTCGGATTACCGGGCCTTCATGTACAGCAATTTTCATCGACAGGAAATTCTGCACGATTACGCCAGGCAATTCGTGAATCAGGGGCTTGGAATTAGCGCGGTGGTTCGCACCGGTGACGGTACGATTGTCCTGATGAAGCGGAGTGAGCAGGTCGGCGAATATCCGGGGATGCTGGATGTGTTTGGCGGGCACATTGAACCCGGCCGGCATACGGTAAACGGGTTACCGGATCCCTGCCTGGGGATACGGGAGGAGCTGCGGGAAGAACTGGGTCTTTCGTCTAAAGATATCCGGGATTTGCGGGTTATCGGCATGATTCGCAATGCCGAAACGACCAAACCGGAGCTGGTGTTTTTGGCTGACTCTTCTCTGTCCGTTGAGGATCTTCGGGAAAAGGCGAAAAGGGCCGCTGATGCGGGGGAATACGATTCATTGGTGCCGGTTGCGGATACGCGCGGAATTCTGCAAAACTATCTGGCGGAAAATGCGGATCACTTTTCACCCTCCGGGTTGGGTAGCCTGTGGGTGTATGCCCATTTGTGAGGCCAACCTTCCAGTCCTCTTTAGACAGGAGTAACAGGATGTGATCCTGTACCTCGCGACCTTTTTTAATTTTGGTTCTACGGTTTTTTTGGAGAAGACAATCTTTTTGAAAATATCGCCTGGTCTTTTGAACCCACCCCTATTTTTGCGCCGGTAATTGGACTTCCGTTGCAATAACCAATTTCTTAATTCCCGCCTGTTTGACCAGGTCCATGACCTCTACCACCAAACCGTGGGGCACCGTCTTGTCGGCTTTCAGAACGAGCGTGCTCGGGTGGCTCTCTGTCACCTGC containing:
- the nadB gene encoding L-aspartate oxidase; this encodes MIRETDFLVVGSGIAGLSFALKSAEHGTVAIITKKEKAESNTNYAQGGIASVVSPDDSFDLHIQDTLAAGAGLCHRDAVELIVKKGPKRLKELMEWGVKFSQKANGTLDLGREGGHSKNRIVHAADLTGREVERALLNAVMNHPRIHIYEDHVALEILTEHHLGLRAERAAKIPHTWGAYVLNVDKNRVDVFLAKIVLLATGGTGHVYLHTTNPSIATGDGIGMAYRAGAWIANLEFMQFHPTALHYPGANYFLISEAVRGFGGILRNSRGEAFMERYHPLKDLAPRDIVARAIDAELKKSGDPHVFLDVTHLNSEKVKEHFPNIYAYCASLGLDITKERIPVVPAAHYMCGGVVTDLKARTSISGLYAAGEVACTGVHGANRLASNSLLEGLVFSHEAYLDAAKHLDVVEIPPGLPEWAEEGTVNSDEWVLISHDRVEIQTVMWDYVGIVRSNLRLERAARRMGLLASEIEDFYKRTKVSEKLVELRNLVTVARLIIGSALYRRESRGLHYTTDYPEQDDEFWKHDTFAHRDFGFVHSLPHPIVWDEDF
- a CDS encoding spore maturation protein, producing the protein MGALFREFITLLSNWAIPVLLFFIPVIAFIKKVNVYEVFVDGAKEGFDVAIMIIPYLVAILVSIGMFRASGAMDLFVKLMSPVTNLIGFPAEVLPAALMRPLSGSGTLGLVTELLKTHGPDSFIGRLASTIYGSTETTFYVIAVYFGAVGIKKTRHAVLAGLTADAVGILAALFICRLVFGP
- a CDS encoding nucleoside recognition protein → MLNYIWLFLVAVSIIIGGINGRIQEVTQAAFNMAKVSVDISFALIGIMAFWLGIMKIAQEGGLVRMLARLLKPIMTRLFPDVPPEHPAMGAMILNISANWLGLSNAATPLGLKAMEELQKINPKKDTATNAMVLFLGVNTASITLIPATMIAVRIQMGSKNPWEIIGTTIFASTMATITAIIASKVYEKLPFFRMKAEPELAETTDSHASEPESPNNES
- a CDS encoding isoprenylcysteine carboxylmethyltransferase family protein, which codes for MKLADDFKRKSRNLVIGLAGLFAIAFAADKLLGWSALCGSVCHWGVGLILMVIGFGVASVSGRQLTLYGRASQDLPRGTTDRMVTQGIFAYVRHPMFSSFMCILFGVGFLLNSRGFTFISAPLGSLYLIWFAYFKEEKEAVEKFGEAYKEYKKRVPPFFPYKKPFHQK
- a CDS encoding glucosamine-6-phosphate deaminase gives rise to the protein MPRKKTVKPHLQSKVEALFLERSGRRLMYSPVEKIPVVEVSNFPTLGKLTALRFLEWVQNNPGGVVSLPTGKTPEHFIKWVTHYLTNWQLPDVQKDLAENGVDPAVYPDMKSLYFVQIDEFYPINPHQHNSFFYYVNKFYIKGFGLDPEKALLIDTSKIGIPEGKEIEDIFPDNVVDISLRTRQAMNTQERLQKRVIDAVDQFCTNYEDSIRSLGGIGFFLGGIGPDGHIAFNVRGSDHYSTTRLTTTNYETQAAAATDLGGIEVARNRLVITIGLSTITYNKDAVAIIIAAGEAKARVIADAIQHEKNNLYPATVLQELPNARFFVTQGAAKLLQERRFEDVLKAETLPEEKIEQIIIDLALYKKKRLRDLVRSDFTSIRSSAEVLKKTGQDPKTLAKRVEENLIKKIEAGLETPEGKTFMHTAPHHDDIMLGYLSYIVHLVRTPKNKHFFNYMTSGFTAVTNAYVLELMEKLLKHIESPHFRELKEQGYFDPNNENAKNEDIYLYLDGLAAHSRTRKEEAETRRLLRNMVYLFEEDSLPNLKERTRELINYFRTQYPGKKDVPHVQQLKGMIREWEADVLWGYFGFNSSSVKHLRLGFYKGDIFTEDPKIQRDVLPILKIMQDIHPNVVTVALDPEGSGPDTHYKVMQAISEALKIYEEKTGEKDIRIWGYRNVWYRFHPSEANIYVPVSLNSMAILEKSFMTCFGSQRSASFPSYEYDGPFYRLAQNIMVEQYENVKTLLGDEFFYENPHPRLRATRGLTFLKQLTLPEFYQHSLELRKTTEAME
- a CDS encoding enoyl-CoA hydratase/isomerase family protein; translation: MKHISVEKSDSVARVTIKRPEKHNAFSWDTMNELIEIFHRLKDDASVRGVILTGAGEKAFCTGADLGDLLRFDTPEKARRYALKVDEMMDTVMNFPKPTIAAVNGFALGGGMGLAAGCDIRIMSRQAKAGFPAVRIGAVLPVGCSFRVMALIGLAKSKELMLTARMVAAEEALAIGLVHMVVPPDTLLEKSREVLDEILQGGDDALYATKLILNQKLRADIQQYAALSPDNFAYLSTTRDWKQRISDFVNKKK